The genomic region CGGTCGCTGGTGATCCGCCCCAGGTTGATCTCCCGCTCGCGTCCCTCGCGGACGGCCTCCAGGATCACCCCCGTGGCCTCGACCGGGTCGCCGGGCACGCCCAGGGAGCGGATGAAGACATTGGCGCTGCCGCCGGGGATGACCGCGTACCGCGGCCGTTTGAGCCCGTCCGGGGCCGACAGCAGCCCGTTGACGACCTCGTTGACCGTTCCGTCGCCGCCCAGGCTGAGCACCAGCTCGAAGCCGTTGGCGGCGGCGTCGCGGGCGAGTTCCCCGGCGTGGTCCCGGTAACGGGTCTCGGCGACGGTGACGTCCATTTCGGACGCCAGGGCGCCCAGGATCACCTCACGGGTGCGCGAGGTGGTCGTGGTCGCCTGGGGGTTCACGATGAATAGGGCGCGCACTCGATCAGTGTAGGTCTCCCGGGGGCGGCGCGCGCGGGAGAGCCGCGCGGGCGGGCCGGGGCGGCGCGGGCCGGCGGGGAGGATGCCCTAGTCTCGATGGGTGTCCTCGCGTCCCGTCACCATCGTCATCGCCGCCGCGCTGGAGGCCCTGATCGGGCTCGCCGCCGGAGTCGGCGGCCTCTACAGCTTCGTCACCGCGGTCTCCGGCGACGCCGCCGACGTGACGTCGGCGATTCCGCTGGCCGTCCTGGGCCTGGGGGTCGGCGCGCTGCTCGTCCACGTCGCCCGCGCGCTCTGGCAGATGCGCGACTGGGCCCGTACGCCCGTCTTCGTCACCCAGATCTTCCTCGCGGTGGTGGCGTACTACATGTTCACCAGCGAGCAGTACGTCCTCGGCGCGGTCCTGGCCGTGGTCGCGGTGGCCGCGTCCGCGGCGGTGCTCTCACCGCCGACGACCGCGGCGCTGTTCCCCGACGAGTCGGAGAGGTAGCCCCAGCGGCCGACCCCGCGCCGCCCCGCGTGCGTACCAGCACGCTGGACGGGCATGGTGTCGGCAACGGGGCGCGGACGGCATCCGCGGACCGCTCGCCTGCGCCGCCACACGGGCGCGGGGAGACGGCGGACCAGTGGGGGAAGAGCACGAGCGGGGGAGGACCGGGGCCCACGGCCCCCTCCGGTATCTGAGGAGGGCGGCCGCGGCGACCCCCGCGCACCGGGACCGCTACATCGACTTCCTCAGGGCCGTCGCCATCTCGCTCGTGGTCCTCGGGCACTGGCTGGCCGCCGTGATCGTCGCCGACGACGGCGGCGTGCGCGGCGACAACGCCCTCGCCCACCTGGACTGGGCGCAGTCGCTCACCTGGTTCTTCCAGGTCATGCCGGTGTTCTTTCTCGTCGGCGGATACGCCAACGCCGCCTCCATGGACGCGCACCGGCGCAGGGGCGGTGACGGCCCCGGCTGGTTCCTCGGCCGGACCGACCGGCTGCTGCGCCCCACGACCGCGTTCCTGGCGGTGCTGTGGACGACCGCGCTCGCCGCCCGACTCCTGGGTGTGCCGCCGGAGCCGCTGGGACTGGGCGTGTGGGCGGCCTCCATCCCGCTGTGGTTCCTCGCCGCCTACCTGGGCGTGGTCCTGTGCGCCCCGGCGATGGACCACCTGCACCGCCGCCACGGCCTCACGGTGCCCGCGGTGCTCGTCCTCGCCGTCCTCGCGCTCGACGGGCTGCGGCTGGGCGCGGGCCTCCCGCTCGTGGGCCAGGCGAACCACCTCCTGGTGTGGCTGGCCCTGCACCAGCTGGGCTTCGTGTGGCGTGACCGCTGGACGGAGGCACGGCCGGGCGTACCGGCGGCCCTGGCGGCCGGCGGTGTCGGCGCCCTCGTGCTGCTGACCGCCGTCGGCCCCTACCCCGCGAGCATGGTGGACGTGCCCGGGGCCGACCTGGGCAACACCTCGCCTCCGACGTTCGCCCTGCTCGTCCTCGGCCTGACGCAGGCGGCGCTGGTCGTCGCGGTGGCGGCTCCGGTCCGGCGGGCGCTGCGCCGGCGCGGTCCGTGGACGGCGGTCATCGCGGTGAACGCGGTCGTCCTGACACTGTTCCTCTGGCACATGACGGCGGCGGTGCTCACCGGGGCGCTGGTGTACGGCACGGGCCTGTTCCCGCAACCGCCGGTGGACTCGGCGGCGTGGGTGCTGATGCGGATCCCGTGGCTGCTCGCCGTGCTGCCGGTGCTGCTGGTCCTGGTGGCCGTGTTCGGCGGCGTCGAGGCGCGGACGACGGCTTCCAGCGCGGGTTGGCGGGCGGGCGCCCTGCGCGGTGTTCCGGCGGGCAGGGCCGTGGCGAACCTGCTGGTCCTGGCGGCGTCGCCGATGGTGATCGGCGGCCTGGTGTGGATCGCGCTGGCCGGTCCGGGCCACCACGGGATCGGCACGCTGCCCACCGCGGCCTGCCTCGTGTACGCGGTGGGCGCGAGCACGCTGCGTCTGGCGCGGCGGGCCAGGGCCCGTGACGGCCCGGGCGGCACGGGGCGCGAGGAGTAGGACCGCGACGGCGGGTCGTGGGTCCCGGTCGCGGCCGCGCCGAACGCGCGTCGGCGGCCGGCGCCGCTGACGTGGCCGTGCGGGGTGCCCCGGACCGTGGCGGTCCGGGGCACCGCTCAGTCGTCCGTGGTCAGCGCCTGGCGCAGCTGCGCCAGGGTGCGGGCCAGCAGACGTGAGACGTGCATCTGGGAGATCCCCAGCTCCTGGGCGATCTGTGACTGCGTCATGTTGCCGAAGAAGCGCAGCAACAGGATGCGCTTCTCCCTCGGTGGCAGCTGTTCCAGGAGCGGTTTCAGCGACTCCCGGTACTCCACGCCCTCCAGGGACTCGTCCACGATGCCGAGCGAGTCGGCGACCGCGGGCGCGTCCTCGTCCCCGCTGTCGGGCGCGTCCAGTGAGACCGTCGAGTAGGCGTTGGCGGACTCCAGGCCCTCCAGCACCTCCTCCTCGGTCATCTGCAGGTGGGCGGCCAGCTCCGCCACCGTGGGGGAGCGGCCCTCCCGCTGGGACAGGTCGCTCACCGCCTTGGTGAGCGAGAGCTTGAGCTCCTGGAGGCGGCGGGGCACCCGCACCGCCCAGCCCTTGTCCCGGAAGTGGCGCTTGATCTCCCCGACGATCGTCGGGGTGGCATACGTGGAGAACTCGACGCCGCGTTCCAGGTCGAAGCGGTCGATGGACTTGATCAGCCCGATCGTCGCCACCTGGGTGAGGTCGTCCAGCCACTCGCCGCGGTTGCGGAACCTGCGGGCCAGATACTCCACCAAGGGCAGGTGGAGTTCGACGAGCTCGTCACGGATCCGGCGCCGTTCGGCCGAGTCGGCATCGAGTTCGTTCAGGCGCTCGAACAACTGTCTCGCGCGGGCCCGGTCGGGCACCGCGTGCTCGGTCTTCGCTGTCAGAGCGGGCCCCCTTTCGCTCACGCCGACTCCAGGGTGCCGCGGCGCTTGTACAGGACGATGTAGACGCTGTCGTCCGGACCGACCCCCGCGTCGACGTCTCCCGCGAGTGCGGACAGGACGGTCCAGGCGAAGGTGTCGCGGGCGGGAAGGCGTCCGTCAGCGGTGTGGACCGAGACGGAGATGCGCATCCCCTCAGGGGTGAGTTCAAATTCCGTGGTCAGATCTGTGCCGGGCAGCGCCTGGGCGAGGAGCATCGCGCACGCCTCGTCGACCCCGATCCTCAGGTCCTCGATCTCGTCGAGGGTGAAGTCGAGGCGTGCGGCCAGTCCCGCCGTCGCCGTCCGCAGCACGGACAGATACGCGCTGTCCGCGGGCATGTTGACGGTGACAGCGTCCCGGACGCCGATGGCGTCGGCCGTGGGCACAGCGGTTTCTTCGGTCACGTCCCTCCTTCGGGGGGCGAGGTTGCCGCTTGACTGCAATGTATCTCGTTTCACCCCCGCGCCGACGCAGGGAGACGAGATCGTGTCCACATCATCCCCGACCGGACGAGACGGACGGAGCCCCTCAACCCGTTCCGGCGCCCAGCGCGGCGAGTGCGGCCCCGTCCAGGCGACGGTCCGTCCACTCGTCCAACGAGGAGGAGCCCAGCGAGTCGTAGAACCTGATCGCGGGCTCGTTCCAGTCGAGAACCGCCCACTCCAACCGGGTGTAGCCGCGTTCGACGCACAGCGCCGCGAGCTCCCTGAGCAGCGCCAGGCCGTAGCCGTGGCCGCGCAGGTGCGGGTGGACGAACAGGTCCTCCAAGTGGATGCCGCGCTTGCCGGTCCACGTGGAGAAGGTGTGGAACCACAGCGCGAACCCGGCGTGTTCGACGGAGCCGTCCTCGCCGGTGTGCTCCGCGACGTGGCAGAACGCGGCCGGCTCGGGGCCGAACAGGGCCGCGCGGATGTCGTCCTCGGTGGCGGTGACCGACTCGGGCTCCTTCTCGTACTCCGCCAGGTCCCCGATCATGCGGAAGATGGCGGGGACGTCGTCGGGACGGGCAGGACGGATCATCGGATCACCTCGGTCGCGGGAGCGGTCGACCCCAGGATATGCGCGGTCCCGGCCCGGTTCAGGCGGGCCGGTGGGCGACCATCCGCTCGACCAGCCCGAAGAACAGGCGGTCGTGGTGGCCGACCGCGAAGCCGGCCGCCAGGGCCAGGTCCCGGGGCAGTCCCCGGGGGTGCTCGCGCCGCCGCTCGATCCATCGCAGCGGGCGCCGGGTGTACTCGATGTGGTCGACCATGAGCAGCCGGCCGCCCGGGACCAGCACCCGGTACATCTCGGCGAGGGCGCGGTCCTGGTCGGGGATCGCGCACATCGACAGGGTGCACAGCACGGTGTCGAAGGAGCCGTCGCCGAAGGGCAGGTTCCGGGCGTCGGCCTCCACCAGGGTGACGTGGCGGCTGAGCTCCTCGGCCCGCCGCCGGGCCCTGGCCAGCATCTCCGGGCTCAGGTCGATCCCGGTCAGCTCCACGCCCGGCGGGTAGAACCGCAGGTTGCGCCCGGTGCCGACCGCCACTTCGAGGGTGCGTCCCCGGGCGCCCGAGCAGAGCAGCTCGCGGCTGCTCCGGAGCGCCACGCGCTCGGTCCTGCCCCAGCGGTCGAGCGCCGCCGCCCGCCGGTCCCACAGCCTGCGTGTCTCTTCGGTTCGCGCGTCCATCGTCACTCCCTGAGGCGGGCCCACGGTCCGACTCTGGTACCGCCGGGACACGTGGTCAAGGGGACCGCGCGTGTTGGCCGGAACGCGCCACGACGGAGCCCCCCGAAGCCCCCCGGAGCGAAGCCCGCCCGGACCGACGACCGCCCGGACCGACACGTCGGGCCCCGCGCTCCGGAGGGAGTCGCGGGGCCCCTGCTCGCGTGAGCGGTCCGTGCGTCCTCAGAGGACCTTGGACAGGAACGCCCGGGTGCGCTCGTGCTTCGGGTCGCCCAGCACCTCGGCCGGCGCGCCGGTCTCCACGACCATGCCGTCGTCCATGAACACCAGGGAGTCGCCGACCTCGCGGGCGAAGCCCATCTCGTGGGTGACGACCACCATCGTCATGCCGCCCTCGGCGAGGTCGCGCATGACGTCCAGGACCTCCCCGACCAGCTCGGGGTCCAGGGCGCTGGTGGGCTCGTCGAAGAGCATCAGCGACGGCTCCATGGCCAGCGCGCGGGCGATCGCCACGCGCTGCTGCTGGCCGCCGGAGAGCTGTTCGGGGTAGGCGTCGGCCTTGTCCGGCAGGCCCACCCGTTCGAGCAGCTCCCTGGCCATGGCGGTGGCCTCGGCCCTGGGCTTCCGCTTGACCTGCACGGGCGCCTCGATGACGTTGCCGAGCACGGTCAGGTGCGGGAACAGGTTGAAGCGCTGGAACACCATGCCGATGTCGCTGCGCTGGAGGGCGATCTCGGTGTCGCGCAGCTCGTACAGCCGTCCGCGCTTCTGCCGGTACCCCATCAGCTCGCCGTTGACCCACAGCCGCCCGGAGGTCAGCTTCTCCAGGTGGTTGACGCAGCGCAGGAACGTGGACTTGCCCGACCCGGAGGGGCCGACGATGCACATGACCTCGCCGCGCTTGACCTCCAGGTCGATCCCCTTGAGGACCTCCAGCCGCCCGAA from Nocardiopsis aegyptia harbors:
- a CDS encoding ATP-binding protein, translated to MTEETAVPTADAIGVRDAVTVNMPADSAYLSVLRTATAGLAARLDFTLDEIEDLRIGVDEACAMLLAQALPGTDLTTEFELTPEGMRISVSVHTADGRLPARDTFAWTVLSALAGDVDAGVGPDDSVYIVLYKRRGTLESA
- a CDS encoding GNAT family N-acetyltransferase, with product MIRPARPDDVPAIFRMIGDLAEYEKEPESVTATEDDIRAALFGPEPAAFCHVAEHTGEDGSVEHAGFALWFHTFSTWTGKRGIHLEDLFVHPHLRGHGYGLALLRELAALCVERGYTRLEWAVLDWNEPAIRFYDSLGSSSLDEWTDRRLDGAALAALGAGTG
- a CDS encoding class I SAM-dependent methyltransferase codes for the protein MDARTEETRRLWDRRAAALDRWGRTERVALRSSRELLCSGARGRTLEVAVGTGRNLRFYPPGVELTGIDLSPEMLARARRRAEELSRHVTLVEADARNLPFGDGSFDTVLCTLSMCAIPDQDRALAEMYRVLVPGGRLLMVDHIEYTRRPLRWIERRREHPRGLPRDLALAAGFAVGHHDRLFFGLVERMVAHRPA
- a CDS encoding acyltransferase family protein, whose protein sequence is MGEEHERGRTGAHGPLRYLRRAAAATPAHRDRYIDFLRAVAISLVVLGHWLAAVIVADDGGVRGDNALAHLDWAQSLTWFFQVMPVFFLVGGYANAASMDAHRRRGGDGPGWFLGRTDRLLRPTTAFLAVLWTTALAARLLGVPPEPLGLGVWAASIPLWFLAAYLGVVLCAPAMDHLHRRHGLTVPAVLVLAVLALDGLRLGAGLPLVGQANHLLVWLALHQLGFVWRDRWTEARPGVPAALAAGGVGALVLLTAVGPYPASMVDVPGADLGNTSPPTFALLVLGLTQAALVVAVAAPVRRALRRRGPWTAVIAVNAVVLTLFLWHMTAAVLTGALVYGTGLFPQPPVDSAAWVLMRIPWLLAVLPVLLVLVAVFGGVEARTTASSAGWRAGALRGVPAGRAVANLLVLAASPMVIGGLVWIALAGPGHHGIGTLPTAACLVYAVGASTLRLARRARARDGPGGTGREE
- a CDS encoding amino acid ABC transporter ATP-binding protein gives rise to the protein MSQTNDPVLETDEGTALPADALVVAEDVHKSFGRLEVLKGIDLEVKRGEVMCIVGPSGSGKSTFLRCVNHLEKLTSGRLWVNGELMGYRQKRGRLYELRDTEIALQRSDIGMVFQRFNLFPHLTVLGNVIEAPVQVKRKPRAEATAMARELLERVGLPDKADAYPEQLSGGQQQRVAIARALAMEPSLMLFDEPTSALDPELVGEVLDVMRDLAEGGMTMVVVTHEMGFAREVGDSLVFMDDGMVVETGAPAEVLGDPKHERTRAFLSKVL
- a CDS encoding RNA polymerase sigma factor SigF gives rise to the protein MPDRARARQLFERLNELDADSAERRRIRDELVELHLPLVEYLARRFRNRGEWLDDLTQVATIGLIKSIDRFDLERGVEFSTYATPTIVGEIKRHFRDKGWAVRVPRRLQELKLSLTKAVSDLSQREGRSPTVAELAAHLQMTEEEVLEGLESANAYSTVSLDAPDSGDEDAPAVADSLGIVDESLEGVEYRESLKPLLEQLPPREKRILLLRFFGNMTQSQIAQELGISQMHVSRLLARTLAQLRQALTTDD